The Cucumis melo cultivar AY chromosome 6, USDA_Cmelo_AY_1.0, whole genome shotgun sequence genome includes a region encoding these proteins:
- the LOC103483661 gene encoding uncharacterized protein LOC103483661: MPFPMKIQPIDIDVQTAREQVRTESAKPVFKSRLRRLFDRPFPSVLRISAVEKPITVGESAQFSSKDGGGGGTDLEPSSVCLDKMVQNFIEENNEKQPATVKYGRNRCNCFNGNSNDSSDDEFDVFGGFGESITSGSSGGDACDILKGLIPCTSVTERNLLADASKIVEKHNKIHKRKDDLRKIVTDALSSLGYNSSICKSKWEKSPSFPAGEYEYVDVILDGDRLLIDIDFRSEFEIARSTGTYKTILQTLPYIFVGKSDRLGQIVSIVSEAARQSLKKKGMHFPPWRKAEYMLAKWLSTPTRTADSLSNASPKTEPDETKSPITPSDPLVTYTDCGEFELIFGEESTPKSPNLSTSGDSESPPSENKLLAASAPAWQPPAIKPKSIDKGAKIVTGLASLLKEKS, translated from the exons ATGCCTTTTCCGATGAAGATCCAACCGATTGATATCGATGTTCAAACGGCCAGAGAACAGGTTCGTACAGAGTCGGCCAAGCCTGTGTTCAAATCACGACTGAGGCGACTTTTCGATCGGCCGTTTCCGAGCGTTCTGAGAATTTCTGCAGTTGAGAAGCCGATTACTGTCGGAGAATCAGCTCAGTTTAGCAGCAAAGATGGAGGAGGAGGAGGGACCGACTTGGAGCCAAGTTCAGTTTGCTTGGATAAGATGGTGCAAAATTTCATCGAGGAGAACAACGAAAAGCAACCGGCAACCGTGAAGTATGGCCGTAATCGCTGCAATTGCTTCAACGGCAATAGCAATGACAGCTCCGACGATGAATTCGATGTATTTGGGGGTTTTGGTGAATCGATCACCTCCGGATCATCCGGTGGGGATGCATGTGATATTCTGAAG GGTTTAATTCCTTGCACGAGCGTTACGGAGAGAAATCTTTTGGCGGACGCTTCGAAAATTGTCGAAAAGCATAACAAAATTCACAAACGGAAAGACGATCTCCGCAAAATCGTAACCGATGCTCTCTCGTCTCTCGGTTACAATTCTTCCATCTGCAAATCAAAATGGGAGAAATCCCCTTCTTTCCCAGCTG GTGAATACGAATATGTGGATGTGATTCTGGACGGAGATCGATTACTCATTGACATCGATTTTAGGTCTGAATTCGAAATTGCTCGTTCAACAGGAACATATAAGACCATTCTTCAGACGCTACCGTACATCTTCGTCGGAAAATCCGATCGTCTCGGACAAATTGTATCCATCGTATCGGAAGCCGCAAGACAAAGCTTGAAGAAGAAAGGAATGCACTTTCCGCCATGGAGGAAAGCAGAGTACATGCTTGCTAAATGGCTCTCTACTCCGACCAGAACCGCCGATTCTCTCTCTAACGCCTCTCCAAAGACCGAACCCGATGAAACCAAATCTCCAATTACCCCGAGCGACCCGCTGGTAACCTACACCGATTGCGGTGAATTCGAGTTGATCTTCGGCGAGGAATCGACTCCCAAGAGTCCCAACTTGTCCACCTCCGGCGATTCAGAATCGCCGCCCAGTGAAAATAAACTGCTGGCGGCGTCTGCTCCTGCATGGCAACCTCCTGCGATCAAGCCAAAGAGCATAGATAAAGGAGCTAAGATAGTTACCGGATTAGCTTCCCTTCTCAAAGAGAAATCttga
- the LOC103483660 gene encoding uncharacterized protein LOC103483660, with amino-acid sequence MGAFISRFWFMLFPAKEYKIVVVGLDNAGKTTTLYKLHLGEVVTTHPTVGSNVEELVYKNIRFEVWDLGGQERLRTSWATYYRGTHAVIAVIDSTDRARITIMKDELFRLLGHEDLQQAVVLVFANKQDLKDAMTPVEITDALSLHSIKNHDWHIQACSALTGDGLYDGLGWIAQQVTGKAPS; translated from the exons ATGGGGGCCTTCATATCGAGATTCTGGTTCATGTTATTTCCGGCTAAAGAATACAAGATCGTGGTTGTTGGGTTGGATAATGCTGGAAAGACGACTACTCTTTACAAATTGCACTTGGGTGAGGTTGTTACTACCCATCCAACTGTGGGAAGCAATGTTGAAGAACTTGTGTACAAGAACATTCGATTTGAG GTATGGGATCTTGGTGGGCAAGAGAGGCTTAGAACATCATGGGCAACGTATTACCGTGGAACTCATGCAGTGATTGCAGTTATAGACAGTACAGATAGAGCAAGAATCACCATCATGAAAGACGAGCTCTTCAGATTACTCGGTCACGAAGATCTTCAGCAAGCTGTGGTGCTGGTTTTTGCAAACAAACAGGATCTTAAGGATGCCATGACTCCCGTTGAAATCACCGATGCTCTTTCACTCCACAGCATCAAGAATCACGACTGGCATATCCAAGCTTGCTCTGCCCTCACCGGGGACGGTCTATACGATGGTCTCGGATGGATTGCACAGCAAGTAACCGGTAAAGCACCTAGTTGA
- the LOC107990388 gene encoding glycine-rich cell wall structural protein 1.0-like, which translates to MYVGGTRSVGDGDVNISGPKGLGGPGGLGGISSGGDGGKISGPGTGEPGHGGSISGGLRGGTGTSIPGGDGDGGFGNSGPGGRGSGKSGSGVIDGSSDGVLGSISGGGENCGISRGKEGGGTGRLLGNSGESHESIERERDVEYSLKERNWE; encoded by the coding sequence ATGTACGTCGGAGGAACCAGATCAGTTGGAGACGGCGACGTCAATATCTCTGGACCAAAAGGTCTAGGTGGACCAGGAGGTCTAGGTGGCATCTCCTCCGGTGGCGACGGCGGTAAAATTTCTGGTCCTGGTACTGGTGAACCAGGCCATGGTGGCTCTATATCTGGAGGCTTACGGGGTGGTACCGGTACATCGATTCCCGGAGGAGACGGCGACGGAGGCTTCGGAAACTCTGGTCCTGGCGGCCGGGGATCAGGAAAATCCGGCTCCGGAGTTATCGACGGAAGCTCCGACGGAGTGCTTGGGTCAATCTCCGGAGGAGGCGAAAATTGTGGAATTTCGAGGGGTAAAGAAGGCGGTGGAACCGGGCGGCTTTTGGGAAACTCCGGCGAGTCACACGAAAGCATAGAGCGCGAGAGAGACGTGGAGTATTCATTGAAGGAGAGGAATTGGGAATGA
- the LOC103483662 gene encoding guanine nucleotide-binding protein subunit gamma 2 has product MAEAAVPIPHRILSLSALDAVGKHRLLAEMKRLEQEARFLEEELEQLEKLDKASASCKELLGSVEMRSDPLLPETLGPVNPVWDQWFEGPKDSNRCHCRCRCWIL; this is encoded by the exons ATGGCGGAAGCTGCTGTTCCTATTCCTCACCGGATACTCTCCTTATCCGCCCTTGACGCCGTCGGAAAACATAGGTTGCTCGCTGAAATGAAGCGCCTCGAGCAAGAGGCTAGATTTCTAGAG GAGGAGCTGGAGCAGCTTGAAAAATTAGACAAAGCATCGGCATCATGTAAAGA GTTATTGGGCAGTGTAGAAATGAGATCAGACCCTCTACTTCCAGA GACTCTCGGCCCGGTTAATCCAGTTTGGGATCAATGGTTCGAAGGCCCGAAAGATTCAAATCGATGCCATTGTCGATGCAGATGCTGGATTCTGTAA